A single genomic interval of Hydractinia symbiolongicarpus strain clone_291-10 chromosome 8, HSymV2.1, whole genome shotgun sequence harbors:
- the LOC130654706 gene encoding uncharacterized protein LOC130654706 isoform X2: MAASRAFLRQLGNFATVLKPSSASKLTTCRSTVAVVNQVPHSITFSRNISQKELEIEEAKQMSWFNWLLERFNTIVDPPEKVQTEDELQERQELLNRIQACYYTKPPGEPGKEFFIEAFHLLIKYDDWRAVEALWRFSEMNGHEFDDDLLDKIEDYLLDARKRRWYED, from the exons ATGGCTGCTTCCAGAGCATTTTTACGCCAGTTAGGCAATTTTGCCACAGTGCTTAAGCCATCATCTGCAAGTAAATTAACAA catGCCGTTCCACCGTTGCTGTTGTTAATCAAGTGCCCCACTCAATTACATTTTCAAGAAATATTTCACAGAAGGAACTAGAAATAGAAGAAGCCAAACAAATGTCATGGTTCAATTGGCTACTTGAACGTTTTAATACTATTGTAGACCCTCCTGAGAAA GTTCAAACTGAAGACGAACTCCAAGAAAGACAAGAGCTTCTAAACAGG ATACAAGCATGCTATTACACAAAACCACCGGGGGAGCCTGGGAAAGAGTTCTTTATCGAAGCATTTCACTTGTTAATTAAATACGATGATTG GAGAGCAGTGGAAGCACTGTGGaggttttcagaaatgaacgGCCACGAATTTGATGATGATTTATTAGACAAG ATTGAAGATTATTTACTAGACGCACGCAAGCGACGTTGGTACGAAGATTAA
- the LOC130654706 gene encoding uncharacterized protein LOC130654706 isoform X1 → MAASRAFLRQLGNFATVLKPSSASKLTSIAACRSTVAVVNQVPHSITFSRNISQKELEIEEAKQMSWFNWLLERFNTIVDPPEKVQTEDELQERQELLNRIQACYYTKPPGEPGKEFFIEAFHLLIKYDDWRAVEALWRFSEMNGHEFDDDLLDKIEDYLLDARKRRWYED, encoded by the exons ATGGCTGCTTCCAGAGCATTTTTACGCCAGTTAGGCAATTTTGCCACAGTGCTTAAGCCATCATCTGCAAGTAAATTAACAAGTATTGCAG catGCCGTTCCACCGTTGCTGTTGTTAATCAAGTGCCCCACTCAATTACATTTTCAAGAAATATTTCACAGAAGGAACTAGAAATAGAAGAAGCCAAACAAATGTCATGGTTCAATTGGCTACTTGAACGTTTTAATACTATTGTAGACCCTCCTGAGAAA GTTCAAACTGAAGACGAACTCCAAGAAAGACAAGAGCTTCTAAACAGG ATACAAGCATGCTATTACACAAAACCACCGGGGGAGCCTGGGAAAGAGTTCTTTATCGAAGCATTTCACTTGTTAATTAAATACGATGATTG GAGAGCAGTGGAAGCACTGTGGaggttttcagaaatgaacgGCCACGAATTTGATGATGATTTATTAGACAAG ATTGAAGATTATTTACTAGACGCACGCAAGCGACGTTGGTACGAAGATTAA
- the LOC130654704 gene encoding vascular endothelial growth factor D-like: MKLSVFLSFLFITFLYLKGIHSQAKKKTTTTDKSWLGKGYLGIPLHEEKKKKPFNLGKKDLVPVKKLVPLKPKLTGSIDEPFIGKDKSKIAPKKKPIDGGIKKSHTKSKKMTPNEIWAKLSHISSYDDLFKTFPVDKKINYRKVTIPKKRMKQITDYSKDTQEEVGYVFSDTSGNVLSADSTGTSGATTFKQFECIPRPKVVEIPISADGAFWPACTEILQCGGCCTHLEYKECTPTALENKTTTVLLIPYSGEMVRVHNVYMLQHSACRCSCRIKPSDCKPRQTHDENTCACECLKEKLICPVWKQWSDDDCDCVCKQNHQSCVSSKVWSTETCQCVCPTHPACPSGFVRDPNTCYCLKLSV; encoded by the exons atgaaactctCCGTTTTTCTCTCATTTCTCTTCATTACTTTCCTATACTTGAAAGGAATACACTCACaggcaaagaaaaaaacaacaacgacagATAAGTCATGGCTCGGTAAAGGATACCTTGGTATACCTTTACATgaggagaagaagaagaaacccTTTAATTTGGGGAAAAAGGATTTGGTTCCTGTAAAAAAGTTAGTTCCACTAAAACCGAAGTTAACTGGATCCATCGATGAACCTTTCATaggtaaagacaaaagtaaaaTTGCACCAAAGAAAAAGCCGATTGATGGTGGTATAAAAAAATCGcatacaaaatcaaaaaaaatg ACACCAAATGAAATATGGGCGAAACTCAGTCACATTTCATCTTATGACGATCTTTTCAAAACGTTTCctgttgacaaaaaaataaattacaggAAAG TGACAATCCCTAAGAAAAGGATGAAGCAGATAACAGATTATAGCAAGGACACTCAGGAAGAAGTGGGATATGTTTTCAGCGATACAAGTGGCAATGTTCTTTCTGCTGATTCAACTGGTACATCTGGTGCAACAA CATTTAAGCAATTTGAATGCATTCCTCGCCCAAAAGTCGTTGAAATCCCCATCTCTGCTGATGGTGCTTTTTGGCCGGCCTGTACAGAAATATTGCAGTGTGGTGGATGTTGTACGCATTTGGAGTATAAAGAATGCACGCCGACAGCGCTAGAAAACAAGACCACAACAGTTCTTTTAATTCCCTACAGCG GCGAGATGGTGAGAGTACACAATGTTTACATGTTACAGCACAGTGCATGTCGTTGTTCCTGCCGTATCAAGCCTAGTGATTGCAAACCTCGGCAGACACATGATGAAAACACGTGCGCGTGCGAGTGCTTAAAGGAAAAGCTTATTTGTCCAGTATGGAAGCAG TGGTCTGATGATGATTGCGACTGCGTTTGTAAACAAAACCACCAATCATGTGTATCATCCAAAGTTTGGAGCACAGAGACCTGTCAGTGTGTCTGTCCCACTCATCCTGCGTGTCCCAGTGGATTTGTTCGCGATCCTAACACCTGCTACTGCTTGAAGTTGAGTGTGTGA